A stretch of DNA from Coccidioides posadasii str. Silveira chromosome 4, complete sequence:
TAGGCTTATCCTATCCTCGAACAATCAAACCGTAATGCATAAGCATGGAGGTTAATGTGCCTGTGCCTAAACGTGCTCCCTGAGATAGTAATGGTATGTATAAAGAGGTTTCGGGAGTGGGCGGTATGCTTCGTAGCTCATAGCTGGCGGTAAATTAAAACAATTTACGGACCAAATCAATGGCGAAAGGAGCTAGGAAAGAACGATAGCAGATCAGCAGCAGCCCTCATGATGAAGTGCAAAAATTTTTAACATACAGAGATATAAAAGGATGCTTCCGGCAACAACCATGTTGACAGTTTGGCGGGCTTCAACTTCCCCGGCCTGCAAGAATAATTGTCAGTCCTGGAAAGTTGCATGCCTCTTTGGTATTGCGATGTTCTGAAGGACCTCACGAGCGAACAAAGTGCTGGCTGACCTTGATCTCTTCCTTGGAGAGCTGCTCTTGACCTTGGCCAATATTAGCAAGTTGCTCCTCTATACTTTGGACAATGTTCCGAAAGTGATTTGAAGGCTTACCTGGCATAAACATCTTGTTAAGATCAGAATTGGGATGCACTCAATGAATAAAGAGATTGCCAAAATATTTTTAAGTAAGATGTATAATCAGGGTCCGGAGAAGTCGTTGTTTAAGGCCGATGTTGCTGCTGTCATCATAACTTTTTCAGAGGCCCAAAATTTAAAGTTTTGATGCAAACACCAACCAATTCGGTCAAAGAGGAAGCAGATGAAGGTCGCCTTCGAGAACCTCACTGTAGCATCACATTCAGTTCCAGTGGGTTTTCTGTTCAGTCTCCAATTTATATTCGCTTTTCTTCCCCCTCTTATTCCTTTGCTCTTCATTTTAAACAACAATACCCTTTCTTAACGCTACCACAACAGCTTTCCCGTTTCACCTGTCCTGTTATCACACTCACCTCCCCGGAGCTTTCTTCATATTGGTTTCTAAGCGAGCCTATTATCAAAATGTCGGCCTCGCCAGAGCCTCGAACTGATTCCCCACCAGTCGATTCCACTATTGACAACGAAGAAACCGTGGCGAACGACCCGGTCCCCACAGATCCTCTTGCCGCCGCGGATTTATCTGATGATGAATCCGTTCTCTCTGATGTTGATGAAGCGCAGTTTGAAGGTTTTGACCCGGCGAACGTCGCCATCGATGATCGTCCAGCTCTCGCGATCGATGAGGAGAATCTCAAGTTAATCGGTCGCCATAAGCGCAGAAGAACCGAAGAGGAGGACGAGGCGCAgcgcaagaagaaaaagaaggaatcCAAGCGTGAGAAGAAGAGTCGTAGGAAGCAACGGGATAGCGATGATGGATTCAGCGAAGGCGAAACGGTGGAAGGCAGACGGTCAAGGAAGCGCAAAGAAGGCAGGGAGAGAAGCAGCAAGGTCGTCGATGAAGTGAATGAGGAGGAGTTGGACCCAGCTACACGTATGATCTATTACGGCTACTCGATTTATCGCATTTGTGACTAATTTGTGGTTTCAGGACGTCGTCGTGCCTTGGATCGGATGATGGACGAGGCGTTGAAAAAGCCTACTAAACGACGTGTGAGAAAAGCAGATGGAATCGTATGTGATTGTTTTATCTACATCTACGGACGTCATGCTTATGAATCAACATAGGATCTTGCGGATCAAGCGGATGCAGAGATTGAGGATGTCCGTCGCAGGATGACCGATGCAGCCAGACTTGACAGCATTGCCCGCAGAGAGAACCGTCCCGCCCAGCACAAATTGAAAATGCTTCCCGAGGTAGTCTCGCTGCTAAACCGCAATCAGTATGTGAATAGCTTGGTGGATCCGGAAATCAACCTTCTCGAGGCTGTCAAGTTCTTCCTGGAGCCTTTGGACGATGGCTCGTTGCCTGCTTACGACATTCAGCGAGAGCTTTTCGCCGCGTTATCGAGACTTCCGATCACCAAAGACGCATTAATTGCCAGTGGTATTGGCAAGGTTATTGTGTTCTACACCAAAAGTAAGCGACCGCAAACCACAATCAAGCGGCAGGCAGAACGGCTTCTAGCAGAATGGACGCGCCCTATCTTGCAGAAGAGCGATGACTACTCCAAGAGAGTCTATGAAGAAGTTGACTTTGATCCACGGCATGTACCATATTTGCAATTTCCAGATGTCCTACATTTCTCGTGTTGTAAATCTAACGTTCTTGTGTTCACAGTCAACTTGCCGTTCGCCATCGACAAGTATCCGCCCAAGCCACTGCTGCCGAAGCTCGTGCCAGAGAGCTACTTCCTCCTCGTCTAGCGAGCCGTGCCCGCGCCCAAGGTGGACATACGACATATACAGTTGTGCCTCGCTCCACCATGGTGCAGGAAAGCAAATTTGCTCGCCCATTGGGTGCTAGCGGCGAGGATCGCTTCAGGCGTATGAAAGCTAGACAGATTGCAGCGACGAAAGCCTCGAAAAGATGAAATCTAAACATCATTAACCAAAATCGTGATGACCACGCTAGGCCCCGTTGGCTTTTATCACTGGATGATGACTACCTTATTTTCTTGCATGCCGGAGGACGAGGTGATTTGCGGAGTGAGTCGACAACTTATTAACTAGTAACTTCCCCTACCCCATTATTCATACTGCCTCTTTATCCGCTTTGTTGTTTTGCTTTGGTTCTGTAAAGATACGTGATATTTTCATCCCCTTGAAGCTTTTCTTGTTCTCGATGGCGTCCCGGAAGGTGGATTAGGCTAGGGAGCAAATGGCGGCGTGGATCACAGCAAAGGTAACTAGTATCAACAATAAACCCAAATTATCTATTATGAATTACTGGCGGCCCTCCAGTCTCAAGGCTACCTGCACTGGGGAGACAAAATCGAGAATGCTTGCAATTGGGCAGGGCGTTGAAGGCGTGCATTCAGTTCTACGAATGCCTCCTGGCTTCAGTGTTATCAAGCGCGCACCTTGCACTCCAATGGTACATAATATACGCCGCACGGGCGGTTCTCCTTTGCTGAGTGGCAATTATGACAtatgcatatatatatatatatatattaatcACATGGAAGTGAAAGGGTTGGGGAACCATCGGGCCTGGACTCGACACGGGGCCTAATTATCGAGTACAGAAGAGTCAGCTTGGGAAAAGACCGTAATTTGTGGCTATATGGCTCTCTAGTTTGGCCCTGGCTTTGCTCGTCACATCGCTGGATGAGGAGTGAAGCCGCATGGCTCATACGAGCGGAGGATTCCGATAGGTAACGTATAAGTGGAAATTGGGGTCTATCATAGTTGGCCTAATGACAAAATTTGCAAATCAAGGCTTAATATGGATTACTTTATTTCTGCAAAGAGGTCATTATCAGTGGACACCTATACCCAAGGTATAATGACCGGAGCTGAAACCGTGAAAGCCAATGACTAGGCCTTCACCTCTACCATTTCAAGGAAAGCGCTCGTTCTCAAGGACATGACGATAGGAGTCCGCGGTAGGTATACTCTGCAGAACATTCTGTTTAGCGATGATAATTACCCCGGTGCTGCGGAAGATCTCTGTCGGACAGAAACTCAGAGTCTCCAGCTGCAAAGAGGCATGTGTACATTAGCTGCATCGCAGCCTTCTGCACGACAACATTTTTGCAAAATAATAGTACTGTTATGAGGAGGGCTCGCGGGCAAACACCATACGCATCGAACCGTAACAGTCATGGGGAAGCAATGTGACGGCCAGCCATCTTCCCACTCTAACCGGATGGTGCGGGCCAGAAGAGCAAAGAGGAATGCGTCTGACACCCTGGCATACGTCAACTGCTCCGGAGGTGCTCTATCACCACAGAACCGTCCTTTCACTCTCATATCCGATCGGTCGCTCTTCGGCCTCAATTCCGCACACTTCCTTTCATACTGTCCATTCCAAGGAACGGGATACGATTTCCTGAACTCGGGAAAGAATATCTTTTCCGTGGTGTCCTCCGCCGGCAAACAACTCAGCCAGAAACATGGCTAGTCGTGATACCCACAGTAGTAGGGAGTACTCGCGTGGCGGAATTGGCTCCGAGAAACCAGGAAGGCCACGATTATCGATCCCAAGCATACCCCGCCGGCTTCCAAACACGAAGAAAAGACTTGCCTCCTTTTTTTAAGTTGATAATTTGTCCGCTGCGGAGCAAGCAGCTCTGATTCAGAGGGGCAAACTACATGCATATTTCTTAGCCAGTTGATGGGGCAAGCGGGCAGAGATATTGTTGTAATTAGCCCTGCCAgagctactccgtacattgcAGCTGATAACAACTTGGCTGGCCCCTAGAGACGCGAACAAGTCAAATCGCTGGTGTTTGTTGAAAGTTCATTTAAGGTTCAGATCGGCAACCAGCCAAGCTGCTATAAGTTAACGAAGTGAATGCTCATGGAGAACCAAAATAACATGCAAAGTGACGGTAAAACCCAACTCGCAAACACCTTTGTTAGCCAAAGCTTAAGGTGATTACTCGAGGCTCGTGTACCAGGGCCTATAGGTACGAGGCAATTTTCTCTGGAGCGTATCTGCCGAATAACGAGCGGGGTATTTTTGATCATCGCTCACCCAAGATGTTACTCATCTATCTTGGAGAACCCCAACGTTGACGCCTCCAGAGTGCGGAGTAGGCGGGTTTTCTTTGTAGATCCGGGGAGGGGGGTAACTCGGTGGATACCTAGCCACGAGTAACAGTATGTAGCTCATGGTAATCACACTTGGGTGTATGAATGTAGAGTAGCAGAACACAAGGTAGGCTTGCAGATAATATTTTTCGCTCCCCTTGCCCATCGTCCGATGGATGTTGCAGTTCTATATGTAGTGTTGGTTATCCCATACATCTGGAGCAGCAGAATAGCCCGGTTATTGGCATCCAGCACACCGAAATC
This window harbors:
- the IWS1 gene encoding Transcription factor iws1 (EggNog:ENOG410PF9A~COG:K~BUSCO:11361at33183), with translation MSASPEPRTDSPPVDSTIDNEETVANDPVPTDPLAAADLSDDESVLSDVDEAQFEGFDPANVAIDDRPALAIDEENLKLIGRHKRRRTEEEDEAQRKKKKKESKREKKSRRKQRDSDDGFSEGETVEGRRSRKRKEGRERSSKVVDEVNEEELDPATRRRRALDRMMDEALKKPTKRRVRKADGIDLADQADAEIEDVRRRMTDAARLDSIARRENRPAQHKLKMLPEVVSLLNRNQYVNSLVDPEINLLEAVKFFLEPLDDGSLPAYDIQRELFAALSRLPITKDALIASGIGKVIVFYTKSKRPQTTIKRQAERLLAEWTRPILQKSDDYSKRVYEEVDFDPRQLAVRHRQVSAQATAAEARARELLPPRLASRARAQGGHTTYTVVPRSTMVQESKFARPLGASGEDRFRRMKARQIAATKASKR
- a CDS encoding uncharacterized protein (EggNog:ENOG410PZSE~COG:S~TransMembrane:1 (o25-45i)); the protein is MFMPGQEQLSKEEIKAGEVEARQTVNMVVAGSILLYLSPFAIDLVRKLF